CATGACAGTTAATTACGCCCACTGTTTTACCCGAGTCATGCATGTCTTCAGCAGTAACGTAACGCAGTACTCCGTTCCGTTCCAGAAACACAAGGACTGGTATTATGGATCGATTGCTCGATGGTGGCACCACCGTACCGCATAATTTGCCCACTGCATGCAGAGTTTGTGTCCTAGCACAAGGTTTGCACGCTTCTTAGTCAGTGCAAATTAAATTAAGCGCGCTTCTGTGTGAGTCTTGTTGGCTAAGAAAATCTTGCTTGATGACCAATCTAAGCACCTCGGAATCCAATCATGTGCTCAACAGACACTCGAAATAGTACTATAATGGTTTCGTGGGAAGAGCGGAAATTGCCTGGCGCGTCGCTCTCGAGCGCGAGGTGCTCTTTCTGCACCTGACGGTGCATGTCAGTATGTGCAGCAGCGTCGCAATTTCTTGCAGGGGACGACCATGAAGCGGTCCTgaccaccacctatcgaaaccaaggACCGGAAGCAGGACGCATGTTAGTCACCAAGCACTAGCTACCACGAAGCAAGATGCATTCGGTTTGGGATTTTGTAGTGGATCTACAGCATGTGCACAGGCTAACGTAATCCATTACGTGCTAGTCTAATCACTCGTTCTTCGTGGATGAACTTGTTTAATCAGTGGTATACTTGGGGAGAGAAGGCATGTGTAGGCGTAGCGAGGAGAGGTTCCATGGGAGGGAGAACGTATGCACCGACGTCGCCGCACACGGCGCACCGCACCGCCCTGACCAGAAGCGATGCATCGGTCGATGTACTTCTAGTCTAGACAGTCTCTGTCAGAAGATGGACAGTGAACGTACGGTGTTTTCTCATAGGCCAAGACACACGAATATGGCTTATCCAGCTATGTCCAGATGTTCTCGGAGCAATTGTCGGCATGGGATGTTATGGATTCATCGTCCATTGATCGATGATGGCACCGTACTCTGCCGCGTCATTTATCGGGTGCATGCATAGCTTGTAGTATACCAGTACTCCACCGTCTCTCCCAATAAACAATTATAGTACGTAGTTTTATTACCTTACCGTGTGACTACAAACTGTAATTTCACACTTACCAGGTAAAGATACTTGTCGTCTAATCGATCCAAAACTGTTAAACCTGGATATATATATGCATGGGTCAGGACTCTGCGTCTTTGACCAGGTTGGATGTATGCCCAGGACGTCGACATGTCGACATTAGCTTTTACGCGGCCAATGACAAGCTTAACCGCGTCAACTGTCCAGACTCAGGCATATAGTTTGGATAGAGACGTCCGTCATTCCTGTAATTATCGGATCACTCACAACGAAACTTGTCCGAACCTGTCTAGCATATATCTAGTTGTGCAAGCAGCTTACCTAGCAGTCATGCAGAGCACGACTACGTACGTACTCGAGGCATAAATTGAGCACGTACCGCTACGTTCTCATTGTGTATGTACAGTACTTCGTAGGAATGAAAAGGGAGGGATCGAGCACAATGTGCCACTTGCCAATCTCTTGAAGGGAATCTGCAACTTGCCATCTGTTGGTCAAATGCTTATCGTACCGTTTGAATGAATAGGCCGGCCACCTTAATTAGTGCTTGCCTAGTTGGCCAGCTGCACGCGTGCGAAACAGGCCGGCACTGACCTGACCACTACTCCAGTGTATGGGTACGTAGTCAGTCAATGCCGTGGCCGCTGCCGCTTCCGACGAGCTAAAACGGAACCACCCCGGCCGGCCGGGAAGTTTCATTCAATATAATCATTGCATTCGCAGGAGCCGGATGGTGGAATATACAAAATAATTTTCTTAGTttcgagtgaaaccaatgaatgAACGACGATCCAGACCGAGCAAAATTTCCAATGACCGAAACTCTAACAAGCTAGCTATAGCTATGAATTCGTAATACAAGATCGCCCAATGAACCTATATACGCCATATTTACATGTCCATTAATTCACGCATTAGGAAACGAAGCGTATCTCCTTCTTTCCAGCCTAGACGAACAGCTGGAGCAAGACGGGCGGCGGCTGGTCGGCGGCGGCATGGTGCCCCGCCACCTCCTGATCCGGCAGCAGTGCGACCCAGCGATCGTCGGCGCCGCGCGGCGCCATCTGCTCACGGTGCCGCCTCATGTGCCCTCCGAGCGCCTGTCCCACCTCGAAGCCGAGCCCGCAGATGTGGCACTCGTGTTGTTTCTCCTCGCGCTTTTTCCGTTCCTTGATGGCTCTGGCGACGCCGACGCCGAGCTCCAGCCCATGGAGGCCACGGAGGTGGCTGGTCCGGTGCCCGCCCAGCGCCTGGAACGTCGCGAAGGTGCGGCCGCACGTCTTGCACACGAACTCCCCCTCCCCCGACGTCGCCACCACGGCGCCCCTCCTGCGcttggccggcgcaccggcgcccgaGTCGGAGGACGTCCCGGCGGAAGGCGCCGAGTCCGTGCCCAGGGACAGCGCCAGCGACATGGTTGGTTTTGGTTCCTCCTCCCTCGCGCGCTTCATCCCAGCCTCAGTGGATTGGTTTGTGGATTTTGATCCCTCGATTTCCCGTCCTTCGTGGGCTTCCCCAGCTTAACTTGCTGTCGTGTGAGAGAAGAAGCGGGAAAGAATGTTGATCCGACGGGGCGGCGTGGTTATATATAGGTTTACGACGCGGTAGCGTGGGTGCCAAGTTGGTGGGGGTATGGCAGACAAACCGCCATTTTGTTTGCTTCCACTGAAAAGCAATTGTGATGACACCGCACGGCGTAGTTTACTTACCGAGTGCGCAGCTTTGGTCCTATCTTAAGTAAACCAAATGCTCGATCACCTGTGTGCCCCTAAAA
Above is a window of Triticum dicoccoides isolate Atlit2015 ecotype Zavitan chromosome 5B, WEW_v2.0, whole genome shotgun sequence DNA encoding:
- the LOC119306597 gene encoding zinc finger protein ZAT12-like, whose protein sequence is MKRAREEEPKPTMSLALSLGTDSAPSAGTSSDSGAGAPAKRRRGAVVATSGEGEFVCKTCGRTFATFQALGGHRTSHLRGLHGLELGVGVARAIKERKKREEKQHECHICGLGFEVGQALGGHMRRHREQMAPRGADDRWVALLPDQEVAGHHAAADQPPPVLLQLFV